In the Mastacembelus armatus chromosome 17, fMasArm1.2, whole genome shotgun sequence genome, one interval contains:
- the dsc2l gene encoding desmocollin 2-like protein, whose product MANVLIFNIVLMMVLPCVETCFIPNSLYIIVPQTIPVGYEVTKVEVADCDAKSMHLTLKDPSFKIKRNGAIVASAPVPVSAEGRTFSVWVQDNSGPASEMEVHLVHSSRQEREHPLQGLLKRTKRKWRPSPFNVLENDKGPFPKEIDTIVSDSSASRNVYYTLTGPGYNEYPVGVFSYNTVTGMLSVTKAIDREEFPSFTLTARVFDQKTHEETDLPLPVHILIDDVNDNAPQFVGQLQFTVLEHSNGGTIVGLVNTTDRDDPKTDHVKVRYSLLSGSDLFAIHPETGVITTRTNTLDREAKDTYLVTIQIKDKYGADTGLQNTGTATITLGDINDNPPTFTKASYEASVPENESEKLILRIPVEDKDLINTPNWISKFIITKGNENGNFRIDTDPKTNEGLLYVTKPLDYEKNKNVNLEIMARNEAELRGTSAKWLSVPVNVNVLNVDEGPEFTAPTVWFTVKENTPNGTVIGTYTAIDPETKSSNGIKYYKTQDPAFWINVDRNTGELKVANTIDRESSFVQNGLYNITMKAVDATSKTGTGTVVIQVEDLNDNIPVIPGSEMVLCEKEGGLGSVVLVAEDKDQPPFSSPFTFSLPPDNDGKWTVTRLNETSAVLKHVKELPTGIYNVPVDVRDLQGSGRTQTAKVRICQCKNGACLAKQSSVALGPLALLAMLLPLALLLLLGALLAFFCVTKGDKIQFTDEGDSGGILLKSNTEGKGEEVDPNLLLIPAYGGEKVDGTLKSGWQGIKSTSTIGAHSTHENGIYKSGADMQELYSSQHESQYGQQLGGQFGGQLVGSGVGFDSRHLVQDSSLLHTWKTNGRYLHQKLDFMGREDGRYADDIIHTYGFEGRGSAAGSVGCCSDYGDKDNLDFINTLGPKFKTLADICTKK is encoded by the exons ATGGCgaatgttttaattttcaacATCGTCTTGATGATG GTCCTGCCTTGTGTAGAGACGTGTTTTATCCCGAACTCTCTCTACATAATTGTGCCTCAAACAATTCCGGTTGGATACGAAGTCACAAAAG TTGAAGTTGCGGATTGTGACGCAAAGTCAATGCATTTAACGCTGAAGGACCcgagttttaaaataaagagaaacgGGGCGATAGTAGCTTCAGCTCCGGTTCCTGTGTCAGCCGAGGGGCGGACATTTTCTGTGTGGGTTCAGGACAACAGTGGGCCCGCGAGTGAGATGGAAGTTCACCTCGTCCACAGCAGCCGGCAGGAGAGAGAG CACCCACTCCAAGGTCTCCTGAAGCGCACCAAAAGAAAATGGAGGCCATCACCCTTCAACGTTCTAGAGAATGATAAGGGGCCTTTTCCAAAAGAGATTGATACG ATCGTGTCAGATTCTTCAGCCTCGCGCAATGTGTACTACACACTCACAGGACCTGGTTATAACGAGTATCCAGTGGGAGTGTTCAGTTATAACACTGTTACTGGGATGTTGTCTGTGACCAAAGCAATTGATCGTGAGGAGTTCCCTAGCTTCACA ttaACAGCCAGAGTTTTtgaccaaaaaacacatgaggaGACTGACCTACCACTGCCTGTCCATATACTAATAGATGACGTGAATGACAATGCTCCACAATTCGTAGGCCAACTGCAGTTCACTGTGTTAGAGCACAGCAACGGAG GGACAATAGTAGGGCTGGTGaacaccacagacagagacgATCCAAAAACTGATCATGTCAAGGTCAGGTATTCTCTCTTAAGTGGGTCTGACCTGTTTGCCATCCACCCAGAGACGGGTGTCATCACCACACGAACTAACACCCTGGACAGAGAG GCAAAAGACACATATCTGGTGACAATACAAATCAAAGATAAGTATGGTGCAGACACCGGTCTACAGAATACAGGAACAGCGACCATTACTCTTGGTGATATCAATGACAACCCACCGACTTTCACCAAAGCGTCT taTGAAGCCAGTGTccctgaaaatgaaagtgagaaACTTATCCTGAGAATTCCCGTTGAAGACAAGGATTTAATAAACACCCCAAACTGGATTTCTAAATTTATCATCActaaaggaaatgaaaatggaaatttcAGGATTGATACTGACCCCAAAACAAATGAGGGGCTTTTGTACGTCACAAAG CCCTTAGATTATGAGaagaacaaaaatgtaaatcttgAGATTATGGCACGCAATGAAGCTGAGCTGCGTGGCACCAGTGCCAAGTGGTTGTCTGTCCCTGTGAACGTCAATGTCTTAAATGTTGACGAAGGTCCAGAATTCACAGCTCCTACTGTCTGGTTCACTGTCAAAGAGAACACACCAAATGGCACAGTCATAGGAACCTACACAGCTATAGATCCTGAGACCAAGAGCAGCAATGGCATCAA GTATTACAAGACCCAAGACCCAGCCTTCTGGATCAATGTCGACAGAAATACGGGAGAGCTGAAGGTTGCTAACACAATCGACAGGGAGTCATCATTTGTCCAGAATGGACTTTACAACATCACCATGAAGGCCGTTGATGCTA CATCCAAGACAGGCACAGGAACAGTTGTCATTCAGGTGGAGGATCTCAACGATAACATTCCAGTGATCCCTGGTAGTGAGATGGTGCTATGTGAGAAGGAAGGAGGTCTTGGCTCTGTGGTGCTTGTGGCTGAAGACAAAGACCAGCCTCCCTTTTCTTCCCCATTCACCTTCAGTTTGCCACCTGACAACGATGGCAAATGGACTGTGACAAGACTCAATG AAACCTCAGCTGTGTTGAAGCATGTCAAAGAGCTTCCTACGGGGATATACAATGTTCCTGTGGATGTTAGAGATCTGCAGGGCTCAGGGAGAACACAGACGGCGAAAGTAAGGATTTGCCAGTGCAAGAATGGAGCCTGCTTGGCCAAGCAAAGTTCTGTGGCTTTAGGGCCACTGGCTTTACTGGCTATGCTGTTGCCTCTGGCACTCCTCCTACTGCTCG GTGCACTCCTTGCCTTTTTCTGTGTGACAAAGGGAGACAAGATTCAATTCACTGATGAAGGAGACAGTGGTGGAATCCTGCTCAAATCAAACACTGAGGGCAAAGGGGAAGAAGTG GATCCTAATCTCCTCCTTATCCCTGCTTACGGAGGTGAGAAGGTTGACGGTACACTGAAGTCAGGATGGCAGGGGATCAAGAGCACAAGCACAATTGGAGCACACAGCACACATGAGAATGGGATTTACAAATCTGGTGCTGACATGCAAGAGCTCTATTCCAGCCAACATGAGAGCCAATATGGTCAACAGCTTGGAGGTCAGTTTGGAGGTCAGTTAGTTGGAAGCGGTGTGGGCTTTGACAGCAGACACCTTGTCCAGGACTCAAGTCTTCTTCACACCTGGAAAACAAATGGCCGCTATCTCCACCAG AAGCTGGACTTTATGGGAAGAGAGGATGGGCGCTACGCAGACGACatcattcacacctacgggttTGAAGGGAGGGGCTCTGCAGCTGGCTCTGTGGGGTGCTGCAGTGACTATGGTGACAAAGATAACCTCGACTTCATAAACACACTCGGACCAAAGTTCAAAACACTCGCAGACATCTGCACaaagaaatga